Proteins from a genomic interval of Canis lupus familiaris isolate Mischka breed German Shepherd chromosome 33, alternate assembly UU_Cfam_GSD_1.0, whole genome shotgun sequence:
- the IQCG gene encoding dynein regulatory complex protein 9 isoform X1 encodes MEEGQLEASNLPANIWHSEVTVSVTGEPPSAVEEEKETAEETEKEKEVLPEIVEPLSILDVLRISAVLEDTADQLSILNYIMPVQYERKQSVIMKKNKSLEKLAEAPRTSRLSSPFLPKEESKLPEIKKGSQFTDEFNKLQDLVFKKLTRQTIMSTEILKKIQIDRQFFSDIITKTMQELEESGTFTSLLEALGKERENKMHFYDIIAREEKGKKQIKSLQKHLFTVKKERQAEIQSRNEYIAHLKDQLQEMKAKTNMENRYMKRNTDLQISQTQKKCNRTEELLLEEIEKLRLKTEEENRIHMEIETFLKKEQQKLEEKLEFWMEKFDKDTEMKQNELNALKSAKASDLAHLQELAKTIREYEQVIIEDRTEKEKTRKKIEQEDLELKSIIKLQAWWRGTMVRREIGGFKMPKKDKDDVKDSKGKGKDKNKRTGKKK; translated from the exons aggcCAGTTAGAAGCCTCAAATCTTCCAGCGAACATCTGGCATTCTGAGGTGACAGTGTCAGTGACAGGCGAGCCACCCAGTGctgtagaagaagaaaaagaaacagctgaagaaacagaaaaagaaaaagaagtcctcCCGGAAATCGTAGAGCCACTCTCCATTCTAGATGTGCTGAGGATCTCTGCAGTTCTGGAAGATACTGCAGACCAGCTCTCTATTCTAAACTATATCATGCCAGTTCagtatgaaagaaaacaaagtgtcaTCATG aagaaaaacaagagcttAGAAAAACTTGCAGAGGCCCCAAGAACCTCAAGATTGTCCAGTCCATTCTTACCTAAAGAAGAAAGCAAGTTGCCAGAAATCAAAAAAGGAAGCCAATTTACCGATGAATTTAACAAATTGCAAGATCTTGTCTTCAAAAAACTTACAAGACAAACCATAATGTCTACGGAGATACTGAAGAAAATTCAGATTGATAG GCAATTTTTCAGTGATATAATTACAAAGACCATGCAGGAGTTAGAAGAGTCAGGCACTTTCACCAGTCTTCTGGAAGCTCtgggcaaagaaagagaaaacaaaatgcatttctaTGATATCATTGCCAG ggaggaaaaaggaaaaaaacagataaaatctctTCAAAAACATCTATTTACTGTCAAAAAGGAACGGCAAGCTGAAATACAG AGTCGGAATGAATATATTGCTCACCTCAAGGACCAGTTGCAAGAGATGAAGGCAAAAACCAACATGGAAAATCGCTATATGAAGAGAAACACTGATCTGCAGATCTCCCAGACCCAGAAGAAATGTAACAGAACCGAGGAGCTCTTGCTGGAGGAGATAGAG AAACTGAGGTTGAAAACCGAAGAAGAGAACAGGATTCATATGGAGATTGAAACGTTCCTTAAGAAGGAGCAGCAG AAACTTGAGGAGAAACTAGAGTTCTGGATGGAGAAATTTGATAAGGAcacagaaatgaaacagaatgaacTAAATGCTCTCAAATCTGCTAAGGCCAGCGACTTAGCACACCTTCAAGAGCTTGCAAAGACG ATACGGGAGTATGAACAGGTCATCATTGAAGACCggacagaaaaggagaagaccAGGAAGAAGATAGAACAGGAGGACTTGGAATTAAAGAGCATCATCAAG CTCCAGGCCTGGTGGCGTGGCACTATGGTAAGGAGGGAAATTGGTGGTTTCAAAATGCCTAAGAAGGACAAAGATGATGTCAAGGATTCAAAAGGTAAAGGCAAGGACAAGAACAAGCGGACAGGCAAGAAAAAGTGA
- the IQCG gene encoding dynein regulatory complex protein 9 isoform X2, whose amino-acid sequence MEEGQLEASNLPANIWHSEVTVSVTGEPPSAVEEEKETAEETEKEKEVLPEIVEPLSILDVLRISAVLEDTADQLSILNYIMPVQYERKQSVIMKKNKSLEKLAEAPRTSRLSSPFLPKEESKLPEIKKGSQFTDEFNKLQDLVFKKLTRQTIMSTEILKKIQIDRQFFSDIITKTMQELEESGTFTSLLEALGKERENKMHFYDIIAREEKGKKQIKSLQKHLFTVKKERQAEIQSRNEYIAHLKDQLQEMKAKTNMENRYMKRNTDLQISQTQKKCNRTEELLLEEIEKLEEKLEFWMEKFDKDTEMKQNELNALKSAKASDLAHLQELAKTIREYEQVIIEDRTEKEKTRKKIEQEDLELKSIIKLQAWWRGTMVRREIGGFKMPKKDKDDVKDSKGKGKDKNKRTGKKK is encoded by the exons aggcCAGTTAGAAGCCTCAAATCTTCCAGCGAACATCTGGCATTCTGAGGTGACAGTGTCAGTGACAGGCGAGCCACCCAGTGctgtagaagaagaaaaagaaacagctgaagaaacagaaaaagaaaaagaagtcctcCCGGAAATCGTAGAGCCACTCTCCATTCTAGATGTGCTGAGGATCTCTGCAGTTCTGGAAGATACTGCAGACCAGCTCTCTATTCTAAACTATATCATGCCAGTTCagtatgaaagaaaacaaagtgtcaTCATG aagaaaaacaagagcttAGAAAAACTTGCAGAGGCCCCAAGAACCTCAAGATTGTCCAGTCCATTCTTACCTAAAGAAGAAAGCAAGTTGCCAGAAATCAAAAAAGGAAGCCAATTTACCGATGAATTTAACAAATTGCAAGATCTTGTCTTCAAAAAACTTACAAGACAAACCATAATGTCTACGGAGATACTGAAGAAAATTCAGATTGATAG GCAATTTTTCAGTGATATAATTACAAAGACCATGCAGGAGTTAGAAGAGTCAGGCACTTTCACCAGTCTTCTGGAAGCTCtgggcaaagaaagagaaaacaaaatgcatttctaTGATATCATTGCCAG ggaggaaaaaggaaaaaaacagataaaatctctTCAAAAACATCTATTTACTGTCAAAAAGGAACGGCAAGCTGAAATACAG AGTCGGAATGAATATATTGCTCACCTCAAGGACCAGTTGCAAGAGATGAAGGCAAAAACCAACATGGAAAATCGCTATATGAAGAGAAACACTGATCTGCAGATCTCCCAGACCCAGAAGAAATGTAACAGAACCGAGGAGCTCTTGCTGGAGGAGATAGAG AAACTTGAGGAGAAACTAGAGTTCTGGATGGAGAAATTTGATAAGGAcacagaaatgaaacagaatgaacTAAATGCTCTCAAATCTGCTAAGGCCAGCGACTTAGCACACCTTCAAGAGCTTGCAAAGACG ATACGGGAGTATGAACAGGTCATCATTGAAGACCggacagaaaaggagaagaccAGGAAGAAGATAGAACAGGAGGACTTGGAATTAAAGAGCATCATCAAG CTCCAGGCCTGGTGGCGTGGCACTATGGTAAGGAGGGAAATTGGTGGTTTCAAAATGCCTAAGAAGGACAAAGATGATGTCAAGGATTCAAAAGGTAAAGGCAAGGACAAGAACAAGCGGACAGGCAAGAAAAAGTGA